TTTGGCGATACGTACGGCTTCACCGAATCCCGTTGTATCAGTTTCATTCACATTGACTTCCGTGAGGAAGCTCCGGGTGCCTGTGGATAATTTCACGCCCTGCGCGTAGCGTACTTTCACCTTTTTCCCTACTGCGGCCTGAATACCCTCAAGCAGAGAAACCGCAGAGTTTTCAACAGAATTGGCGCGCCAGCTTCCGATCGGAATATCCTTATCTGCGGCCAATGGACCAATGACAGCAATCGTCCCTGCATCTTTTTTCAGAGGCAGAAGGTTACCCTCGTTTTTCAGCAGTACGACCGAACGGCGGGCTACATCGCGGCTGGTTTCCTGGTTGGCTTTGGAGAAAAGTTCGTTTTGCTCCCGAACCGGGTCGCAATAGCGATAAGGATCATCAAAAAGGCCCAGCATAAATTTTACACGAAGAATTCTTCTCACCGCATCGTCGACCAGAGAAATATCGACAGCACCTTCTTTCACCAGCGTAACGAGATTTGGCACATAACAATAGCCTTCCATATCCATATCGCAGCCCGCGATGACAGCCTGTCGGGCAGCTTCTTTTTCATCTTCGGCGACACCATGAGTGATCAATTCTGCTACTGAAGCCCAGTCGGAGACGACAAACCCCTGGAAGTTCCATTCACCTTTGAGGATTTTCCGTTGGAGGAAAGTACTGGCGGTAGCGGGAATTCCGTTGATTTCGTTGAATGAATTCATGAAGGTAGCCACCCCCGCATCAGAAGCAGCCTTAAAGGGCGGAAACACCGCATCATACAGCGAAGCGTCTCCCACGGAGACCGTATTGTATTCGCGGCCCCCTTCGATAAAACCATAGGCAGCAAAGTGTTTGGCACAAGCAGCAATGGTATTGGGCGCGCTCAGGTCATTTCCCTGAAAACCACGAACTCTGGCAGCAGCGATCAGAGAACCGAGATAAGGATCTTCACCTGCACTTTCCATCATACGCCCCCAGCGGGCATCGTGGGAAATATCTACCATAGGCGCAAAAGTCCAATGCAGTCCGGCAGCAGAAGCTTCAGAAGCCGCTACGCGGGAAGATTTTTCGATAGCGTTCATATCCCAGCTGGCAGATTCACCGAGCGGAATCGGAAAAATGGTGCGGAATCCATGAACCACATCATAACCAAATATAAGTGGAATGCCGAGGCGGCTGTCCTCTACGGCCAGACGCTGCGCTTCCCGGGTAGCTTTGGTAGAAAGAACGTTGAGCATAGAGCCCACCTGGCCGGTGCGGATTTGTATATATTTGAGCGAATCGCGGCTGCCTTTGGGCATAGGGCCAGT
The Bacteroidia bacterium DNA segment above includes these coding regions:
- the bglX gene encoding beta-glucosidase BglX; its protein translation is MQRTINSSLPLRSNKLRMIFAILFLCGFAAKWQHVSAQSSLDKRVDSVLALMTLEEKVGQMNQYTSSWDVTGPMPKGSRDSLKYIQIRTGQVGSMLNVLSTKATREAQRLAVEDSRLGIPLIFGYDVVHGFRTIFPIPLGESASWDMNAIEKSSRVAASEASAAGLHWTFAPMVDISHDARWGRMMESAGEDPYLGSLIAAARVRGFQGNDLSAPNTIAACAKHFAAYGFIEGGREYNTVSVGDASLYDAVFPPFKAASDAGVATFMNSFNEINGIPATASTFLQRKILKGEWNFQGFVVSDWASVAELITHGVAEDEKEAARQAVIAGCDMDMEGYCYVPNLVTLVKEGAVDISLVDDAVRRILRVKFMLGLFDDPYRYCDPVREQNELFSKANQETSRDVARRSVVLLKNEGNLLPLKKDAGTIAVIGPLAADKDIPIGSWRANSVENSAVSLLEGIQAAVGKKVKVRYAQGVKLSTGTRSFLTEVNVNETDTTGFGEAVRIAKGADVVVMALGEDCWQSGEARSRTEIDIPGLQTELLAAVRAVNPNVVLVLMNGRPLDLTEVEPQVQGLVEGWFLGSQAGNALADVLFGDYNPSGKLPVSFPRSLGQVPLYYNHKNTGRPTATGNVFWSHYSDEKNDALFPFGFGLSYTSFSYSGMKLSSETMKMNEPLKVSFTLTNTGKVTGTETAQLYIRDLVGSRTRPVAELKKFQQITLKPGESRVVTLELTSDDLAFYTREGLWAAEEGDFEAMVGPDSRNIAAKQNFKLVR